From Pogona vitticeps strain Pit_001003342236 chromosome ZW-PAR, PviZW2.1, whole genome shotgun sequence, one genomic window encodes:
- the MYMK gene encoding protein myomaker isoform X1, protein MGSLVAKLLLPTLSSLAFLPTISIAAKRQFHMEAMVYFFTMFFISIYHACDGPGLSILCFMQYDILEYFSIFGTALSMWVSLMALAEFDEPKRSTFVMFGVLTIAVRIYHNRWGYGVYSGPIGTAILMITVKWLQKMKEKKGLYPDKSVYTQQIGPGFCFGALALMLRFFFEDWDYTYVHSFYHGALAMSFVLLLPKVNKKAGNGGAPAKLDCSALCGCCCCGV, encoded by the exons ATGGGTTCTTTAGTTGCCAAGCTGCTTCTGCCAACTCTGAGCAGCCTGGCTTTCCTCCCAACAATCAGCATCGCTGCCAAGAGGCAATTCCACATGGAGGCCATGGTTTACTTCTTCACCATGTTCTTCATTTCG ATTTACCATGCTTGTGATGGCCCCGGTTTGTCCATCCTCTGCTTCATGCAATATGATATCCTGGAGTATTTCAGCATCTTCGGGACAGCATTATCCATGTGGGTGTCGCTGATGG CCCTGGCCGAATTTGATGAACCCAAGCGCTCCACCTTTGTGATGTTTGGCGTGCTCACCATTGCTGTCCGGATATACCACAATCGATGGGGATACGGCGTCTACTCTGGCCCCATCGggacagccattctcatgatTACGGTGAAATGG ttGCAAAAGATGAAAGAGAAGAAGGGACTCTACCCAGACAAAAGTGTCTACACCCAGCAGATTGGGCCCGGTTTCTGCTTTGGTGCCCTGGCTCTGATGCTGAGATTCTTCTTTGAG GACTGGGACTACACCTACGTCCACAGCTTCTACCACGGCGCCCTGGCCATGtccttcgtcctgctgctgcccAAGGTGAACAAGAAAGCCGGTAACGGAGGCGCTCCGGCCAAGCTGGACTGCTCGGCGctctgtggctgctgctgctgcggcgtCTGA
- the MYMK gene encoding protein myomaker isoform X2, translated as MGSLVAKLLLPTLSSLAFLPTISIAAKRQFHMEAMVYFFTMFFISIYHACDGPGLSILCFMQYDILEYFSIFGTALSMWVSLMALAEFDEPKRSTFVMFGVLTIAVRIYHNRWGYGVYSGPIGTAILMITVKWLQKMKEKKGLYPDKSVYTQQIGPGFCFGALALMLRFFFECSYCVAGGINIQRNKEKPATSLAAEAPPGAPRTGFPGAAVMSCLGA; from the exons ATGGGTTCTTTAGTTGCCAAGCTGCTTCTGCCAACTCTGAGCAGCCTGGCTTTCCTCCCAACAATCAGCATCGCTGCCAAGAGGCAATTCCACATGGAGGCCATGGTTTACTTCTTCACCATGTTCTTCATTTCG ATTTACCATGCTTGTGATGGCCCCGGTTTGTCCATCCTCTGCTTCATGCAATATGATATCCTGGAGTATTTCAGCATCTTCGGGACAGCATTATCCATGTGGGTGTCGCTGATGG CCCTGGCCGAATTTGATGAACCCAAGCGCTCCACCTTTGTGATGTTTGGCGTGCTCACCATTGCTGTCCGGATATACCACAATCGATGGGGATACGGCGTCTACTCTGGCCCCATCGggacagccattctcatgatTACGGTGAAATGG ttGCAAAAGATGAAAGAGAAGAAGGGACTCTACCCAGACAAAAGTGTCTACACCCAGCAGATTGGGCCCGGTTTCTGCTTTGGTGCCCTGGCTCTGATGCTGAGATTCTTCTTTGAG TGCTCATATTGTGTAGCCGGTGGCATAAATATCCAACGGAACAAGGAGAAGCCGGCCACAAGCCTCGCCGCGGAGGCCCCTCCCGGAGCGCCACGAACGGGTTTTCCTGGAGCAGCTGTAATGTCCTGCTTAGGAGCCTGA